The Metamycoplasma gateae genome window below encodes:
- a CDS encoding HxHSH motif-containing lipoprotein yields the protein MKKIKKILLPLFTLLTPLPLITISCIEYPNDKEDLSLGSSLDNKDNTKEIQLKNISTNNIKEIYLKKISKIFTSVKNTYRNYRKYYYKFIRKIEAFKNKVSALIVDQGNPKNAEAIQNFYQKWLENFGKEKTKLAKLFDKYQLIFQDVDAVLNDVNLVFDNQQFLKFIEIIDKRLSGIDINLGELQKAINSSWDFLKNNLFNKSKISTIDNLETINIESDKNSHSHSHAIINLIFEMGLWHLLLKKNVKDENLINEFKNDFLILKDNVIDNIGQKNYESDFEFIINLFENDMDFNQENNLININFQEESTSSLNQIKEILLSIAKQEGIDKNINLE from the coding sequence ATGAAGAAAATAAAAAAGATTCTATTACCACTTTTTACTTTATTAACTCCCTTGCCTTTGATAACCATTTCATGTATTGAATACCCTAATGATAAAGAAGATTTATCTTTAGGAAGTTCATTAGATAATAAAGATAATACAAAGGAAATACAATTAAAAAACATTTCTACAAATAATATCAAAGAAATTTATTTAAAAAAAATATCTAAAATCTTTACAAGTGTAAAAAATACTTATCGTAATTACAGAAAATATTATTATAAATTTATAAGAAAAATTGAAGCATTTAAAAATAAAGTGTCGGCTCTAATAGTTGATCAAGGTAATCCTAAAAATGCTGAAGCAATTCAAAATTTTTACCAAAAATGACTAGAAAATTTTGGTAAAGAAAAGACGAAATTGGCAAAACTATTTGATAAATATCAGTTAATTTTTCAAGACGTTGATGCAGTGCTAAATGATGTGAATTTAGTTTTTGATAATCAACAATTTTTAAAATTTATAGAAATCATTGATAAAAGACTTAGTGGAATTGATATTAATTTGGGTGAATTACAAAAAGCAATAAATTCATCATGAGATTTTTTAAAAAATAATTTATTCAATAAATCTAAAATTTCCACAATCGATAATTTGGAAACAATAAATATTGAAAGTGATAAAAACTCACACAGTCATTCACATGCTATAATAAATTTAATATTCGAAATGGGTCTTTGACATTTATTACTTAAGAAGAATGTAAAAGATGAAAACTTAATCAATGAATTTAAAAATGATTTCTTAATTTTAAAAGATAATGTAATTGATAATATTGGACAAAAAAATTACGAATCAGATTTTGAATTTATAATTAATTTATTTGAAAATGACATGGATTTCAATCAAGAAAATAATTTGATAAATATCAATTTTCAAGAAGAAAGCACAAGTTCATTAAATCAAATAAAAGAAATATTATTATCTATTGCAAAACAAGAAGGTATTGACAAAAATATTAATTTAGAATAA
- a CDS encoding MAG3240 family lipoprotein, protein MKIKNLFFGAISVLPFSTVPIAVASCSNPNKKEVYLDINKISRLFLNRLSLNQIASLEKDKKIFYHFDKNGKHFFDGVKIEDQKMFLLKNNIWVQYVPDFPIRSNWKQHITDNDNIRIFDSNSKSNINDFLNEYTFDDVDSAGDFNDEWFSNLSTIYGKDFNRIRDPYFEDLQTIIFRLNQDIKLNFSTMNKRYLVNHKNEKTFFSDWIQPQYIQAHTFLSNEHKKQRDTFNQLLKLYLNKFNVDVARIDINWAEAEIIKSFTSNEDYISFKIKSIKDWNNNELLQEDKKNNKYYLNGFRSYATNGKFGVGLKGLNEELPLFSDYVENPLLYIDGKKYLTVIDNINHFIKSSTSPDYWNAKGLMYFFNSFKDEIFTIKIPEYKKDEDLEYKVIDFEFSDYFDTNQLFKAIVKVIKKDGSFQKYVWISSNFDDHGHRLKGMITNNKIPQEINPDDIYSFKPTNTGIPSGIKLEDFISNDPQTAFMQGLTNASNKMTELFNYWNNDSRRNFEASLLNNDSYQIKVFNSYVNNYLLAYALENKKGKTLSGIKRIDINLIPEKNKLGRLYFELKFIEFANDTDYKFINNEEKLVATASLYWNYFKGFDEEETKNDFTLINFEREK, encoded by the coding sequence ATGAAAATTAAAAACTTATTTTTTGGTGCAATTTCAGTTTTACCATTTTCAACAGTTCCTATCGCAGTTGCAAGTTGTTCAAATCCTAATAAAAAAGAAGTATATTTAGATATTAATAAAATATCAAGGCTATTTTTAAATAGGTTAAGTCTTAACCAAATTGCATCTTTAGAAAAAGATAAAAAAATATTTTACCACTTTGATAAAAATGGTAAACATTTTTTTGATGGCGTAAAAATTGAAGATCAAAAAATGTTTTTATTAAAAAATAATATATGAGTTCAATATGTACCTGATTTTCCAATAAGAAGTAATTGAAAACAACATATTACCGATAATGATAATATAAGAATTTTTGATTCAAATTCAAAAAGCAATATCAATGATTTTTTAAACGAATATACATTCGACGATGTTGATTCTGCCGGTGATTTTAATGATGAATGGTTTTCAAATCTATCCACAATTTATGGAAAGGATTTTAATAGAATTAGAGATCCTTATTTCGAAGATTTACAGACAATTATATTTAGATTAAATCAAGATATTAAGCTAAATTTCTCAACAATGAATAAAAGATATTTGGTTAATCATAAAAATGAAAAAACTTTTTTTTCTGATTGGATACAGCCGCAATATATTCAAGCACATACTTTTTTAAGTAATGAACACAAAAAACAAAGAGATACATTTAATCAACTATTAAAGTTATACTTAAATAAATTTAATGTTGATGTTGCTAGAATAGATATCAATTGAGCTGAGGCAGAAATTATTAAATCTTTTACTTCAAATGAAGATTATATTTCTTTTAAAATTAAGAGTATCAAAGATTGAAATAATAATGAATTATTGCAAGAGGATAAAAAAAATAATAAATATTATTTAAATGGATTTAGGAGCTATGCAACAAATGGAAAGTTTGGAGTTGGATTAAAAGGTTTAAACGAAGAACTTCCTTTATTTTCAGATTATGTTGAAAACCCGCTTTTATATATTGATGGTAAAAAATATTTAACCGTAATAGATAATATTAACCATTTTATAAAATCATCAACTTCTCCAGATTATTGAAACGCAAAAGGGCTAATGTACTTCTTTAATTCCTTTAAAGATGAAATATTTACAATCAAAATTCCTGAATATAAAAAAGATGAAGACTTAGAATATAAGGTAATCGATTTTGAATTTAGTGATTATTTTGATACAAATCAATTATTTAAAGCAATTGTTAAAGTCATTAAGAAAGATGGTAGTTTCCAAAAATATGTTTGAATTAGTTCGAATTTTGACGATCATGGTCATAGATTAAAAGGTATGATTACTAATAATAAAATTCCGCAAGAAATAAATCCTGATGATATTTATTCATTTAAGCCAACAAACACAGGTATTCCATCGGGCATTAAATTGGAAGATTTTATTTCTAATGATCCCCAAACTGCTTTTATGCAAGGATTAACAAATGCTTCTAATAAAATGACTGAATTATTTAATTATTGAAACAACGATAGTAGAAGAAATTTTGAAGCTTCATTGTTGAATAATGATTCATATCAAATAAAAGTTTTTAATTCATATGTAAATAATTATTTATTAGCATATGCATTGGAAAATAAAAAAGGAAAAACACTCAGTGGAATAAAAAGAATTGATATTAATTTAATACCTGAAAAAAATAAGTTAGGAAGATTATATTTTGAACTTAAATTTATTGAATTTGCAAATGATACTGATTATAAATTTATCAATAATGAAGAAAAATTAGTAGCTACTGCTTCGTTGTATTGAAATTACTTCAAAGGATTTGACGAAGAGGAAACAAAAAATGATTTTACATTGATTAATTTTGAAAGGGAAAAATAA
- a CDS encoding ZIP family metal transporter: MIITGQNTSFSSNFELILFLNLLVYIPILMSLPLIMMGILALIKNKDKTKIKNTSLIYMYAFSTGMFLMIGAFGFLREGYEIAKNFTHGGSAKFGSEINRTLVIVSIIGLSSLIGFTLVIGGRYLFIKKLKIDPHSKHEDHNHSDHLISFKDVDNPKAAWLAILLLLSHRIIDGFFIGYSIFKIISAQNTFSSSLMLLITFTIHILIEMAIVYFRQIQYGEKKSKAILYNFLTFLLIIPFVFLGAFTGRFLNNNLQWIQSALLIMGGSIIIFTAVFELIPEFIHIRNKDTKTLYRTLIIFGLSIVLTIMLLSFHTHL, from the coding sequence ATGATAATAACTGGGCAAAATACAAGTTTTTCTAGTAATTTTGAACTTATATTATTTTTAAATTTACTTGTTTATATCCCAATATTAATGTCTCTTCCTTTAATAATGATGGGAATACTTGCTCTAATTAAAAATAAAGATAAAACAAAAATAAAAAACACTTCTTTAATCTACATGTATGCATTTTCAACCGGAATGTTTTTGATGATTGGAGCATTTGGATTTTTAAGAGAAGGTTATGAGATCGCTAAAAACTTTACACATGGTGGAAGTGCAAAATTTGGATCCGAAATAAATAGAACCCTTGTAATTGTTTCAATAATAGGTCTAAGTTCTTTAATAGGTTTTACACTTGTTATTGGCGGAAGATATCTATTTATTAAAAAATTAAAAATAGATCCTCATTCAAAACACGAAGATCACAATCATTCAGATCACTTAATTTCTTTTAAAGACGTTGATAATCCAAAAGCCGCATGACTTGCAATACTTTTATTATTAAGTCACAGAATTATTGATGGTTTCTTTATTGGGTATTCTATTTTTAAAATAATAAGTGCACAAAATACATTTTCAAGTTCATTGATGTTGTTAATAACTTTTACAATCCATATTTTGATTGAGATGGCAATAGTTTATTTTAGACAAATTCAATATGGTGAGAAAAAATCAAAAGCTATTTTATATAACTTTTTAACTTTCCTATTAATTATTCCTTTTGTATTTTTAGGAGCATTTACAGGAAGATTTTTAAATAATAATTTACAATGAATTCAGTCAGCATTGTTAATAATGGGTGGTTCAATCATAATATTCACAGCTGTGTTTGAATTAATACCTGAATTTATTCACATTAGAAATAAAGATACAAAAACTTTGTACCGTACATTAATTATTTTTGGCTTATCAATTGTTTTAACAATTATGTTATTAAGTTTTCACACACATTTATAA
- a CDS encoding OppA family ABC transporter substrate-binding lipoprotein has protein sequence MKKIFSLLSTTFLLTPTFLIACQKNDFNQDKYHFIEKNNFANDYKDFSYLANNYVSKNIHEINLATSAKLFRIKSSNQPLIDFRDNIVIIPSELSYKFEWANQINISTENNDFIFSNDEIDDVQYEYENDNKENGIFKPKKEKGNGFDSPFLFIPSSNQNSINHNDFKKALQNAKSIEIKSKNLDNVWIDYNKKKANQDNKININSFRLGLFANLLKNKSFRHGYVEEKSINIDQYKDMNNNIDGFDLYQYLYDKKIDIKKLFDFSEDSITLKTLDDSFVDWTDIFENLFIIQNYFDAIPFEIIYKNYGNPMDNINWFFEYGKSFKDRLFASNYYISKMDNNETILNINKNYINNEKNIPNKITIQYNSLPLSPNTFSLQSLNAFKQNIISKIDYETLNIDEKQFILNNFKKYNFSYLKNYNRFSMNNPIIINYLPNLETKLMNKTFIKMFYGLNKSNNLEISSKNIWFQSLFNNLINQYALVENNKDIWLSQAPENLKLEGKNKVLNIEEIKDAFINISKPIIFDHKGIKIKNTFQYQNKNNLTNPNLIFIEEKIKSNWFDEISKSLKNILNDFFTSNTNDKEAFVNIPILIKTKNQFVEDRLRLIKKIFNSIDRRLKIEITPIDNFEKYNIFFKSNNSIYKESKFNIFEGNSVEYLYSQILNKENNLSILLNTLFEGKEEFKEIYKELIVLKEFLNLNKIDITQDLSEESKSLFRNYLSNLKIENQLNLINEISNLISYTISFDNQINIDSYSKIVFQKHFEKPIGWNNLNYFQDIKIKGEINE, from the coding sequence ATGAAAAAAATATTTTCTTTATTAAGTACAACATTTTTATTAACTCCAACTTTTTTAATAGCATGTCAAAAAAATGATTTTAATCAAGATAAATATCATTTTATTGAAAAAAATAACTTTGCAAATGACTATAAAGACTTTAGCTATCTTGCAAACAACTACGTATCTAAAAATATACATGAAATTAATTTAGCAACTTCTGCTAAATTATTTCGTATAAAATCAAGCAATCAACCATTAATTGATTTTAGAGATAACATTGTAATCATCCCTTCAGAACTTTCTTATAAGTTTGAATGAGCAAACCAAATAAATATATCAACCGAAAACAATGATTTTATTTTTTCTAACGACGAAATTGATGATGTTCAATATGAATATGAAAATGATAATAAAGAAAATGGTATTTTTAAACCAAAAAAAGAAAAAGGAAACGGTTTTGATAGCCCCTTTTTATTTATTCCTTCATCAAATCAAAATTCTATTAACCACAATGATTTTAAAAAAGCATTACAAAATGCAAAATCAATAGAAATTAAATCAAAAAATCTTGATAATGTGTGAATTGATTACAATAAGAAAAAAGCTAATCAAGATAATAAAATTAATATAAATTCTTTTAGACTTGGTTTATTTGCTAATTTATTAAAAAATAAATCTTTTAGACACGGTTATGTCGAAGAAAAATCGATTAACATCGATCAATATAAAGATATGAATAATAACATTGATGGATTTGATTTATATCAATATTTATATGACAAAAAAATTGACATTAAAAAATTATTTGATTTTAGCGAAGATTCAATAACTTTGAAAACTCTTGATGATTCATTTGTTGATTGAACTGATATTTTTGAAAATCTTTTTATAATTCAAAATTATTTTGATGCTATACCCTTTGAAATTATTTATAAAAATTACGGAAATCCAATGGATAATATTAATTGATTTTTTGAATATGGAAAAAGTTTTAAAGATAGGTTGTTTGCATCAAATTATTACATTTCAAAAATGGATAATAATGAAACAATTCTAAATATTAATAAAAACTATATTAATAATGAAAAAAACATTCCAAACAAAATAACAATTCAATATAATTCCTTACCATTATCACCAAATACTTTTTCATTACAATCATTAAATGCTTTTAAACAAAATATAATTTCAAAAATAGATTATGAAACTTTAAATATTGACGAAAAACAATTTATATTGAATAATTTTAAGAAATACAATTTTTCATACTTAAAAAATTACAATAGATTTTCTATGAATAATCCTATTATAATTAACTATTTACCAAACTTAGAAACTAAGTTAATGAACAAAACTTTTATTAAAATGTTTTACGGTTTGAATAAAAGTAATAATTTAGAAATTTCTTCAAAAAATATTTGATTCCAAAGTCTTTTTAATAATTTGATAAATCAATATGCTCTTGTTGAAAATAATAAAGATATTTGATTATCACAAGCCCCAGAAAATTTAAAACTTGAAGGAAAAAATAAGGTATTAAATATTGAAGAAATTAAAGATGCTTTTATTAATATTTCAAAACCTATAATATTTGATCACAAAGGAATTAAAATAAAAAACACATTCCAATATCAAAATAAAAATAATTTAACTAATCCAAATTTAATTTTTATTGAAGAAAAAATAAAATCAAATTGATTTGATGAAATTTCAAAAAGTCTAAAAAATATCTTAAATGATTTTTTTACAAGTAACACTAATGATAAAGAAGCATTTGTTAATATTCCTATTTTAATAAAAACAAAAAATCAATTTGTTGAAGATAGACTTCGTTTAATAAAAAAAATCTTTAATTCAATTGATAGAAGGTTAAAAATAGAAATAACACCAATAGATAATTTTGAAAAATATAATATCTTCTTTAAGTCTAATAATTCAATCTACAAGGAATCGAAATTCAATATTTTCGAAGGTAATTCAGTTGAATATTTATATTCACAAATCTTAAATAAAGAAAATAACTTATCTATTTTGTTAAATACACTATTCGAAGGCAAAGAAGAATTCAAAGAAATTTACAAAGAATTAATCGTTCTTAAAGAATTTTTAAATTTAAATAAAATTGATATAACACAAGATTTAAGTGAGGAAAGTAAATCATTATTTAGAAATTATTTAAGTAATTTAAAAATAGAAAATCAGTTAAATCTAATTAATGAAATTTCTAACTTAATTAGTTATACTATTTCATTTGATAATCAAATTAATATTGATAGTTATTCTAAAATAGTTTTCCAAAAGCATTTTGAAAAACCAATAGGATGAAATAATTTAAACTACTTCCAAGATATAAAGATAAAAGGAGAAATTAATGAATAA
- a CDS encoding variable surface lipoprotein codes for MNKNRKILLSSLSTISLVSLPLISLSCVDNNERKEKVQLLTSSQIQEIVNKFDFRLTDDGQELVKNNALNDLWDKLTRSRDNTKNNSQLIINWNDEFKKNFAFKFHKLNGFGSSHKYNFELIFDNQTPAIKYEIICVDRNDEKEHEGIVKLEID; via the coding sequence ATGAATAAAAATAGAAAAATATTATTATCATCACTTTCAACAATCAGTTTAGTTTCATTACCATTAATTTCACTTTCATGCGTCGATAATAACGAAAGAAAGGAAAAAGTCCAACTTTTAACTTCTTCACAAATACAAGAAATAGTTAATAAATTTGACTTTAGATTAACAGATGATGGCCAAGAATTGGTTAAAAATAATGCTCTAAATGATTTATGAGATAAATTAACAAGATCAAGAGACAATACTAAAAATAACTCACAGTTGATTATTAACTGAAATGATGAATTTAAAAAGAATTTTGCTTTTAAATTCCATAAATTAAATGGATTTGGTTCATCTCATAAGTATAATTTTGAATTAATTTTTGATAATCAAACTCCTGCAATTAAGTATGAAATAATATGTGTGGATAGAAACGATGAAAAAGAACATGAGGGAATTGTTAAATTAGAAATCGACTAA
- a CDS encoding NAD(P)H-dependent oxidoreductase, producing MNVYLIMAHPTKESFNNSLAEAYEAKLKTLGKNVKKINLIDLELNPILIKNNQDEKQLNIIKEEQEKIKWADEIVFFYPLWWGSIPALLKGYIDNVFQSGFAFSYRKDGSGWDKLLKNKIVRVFSTCDAPSWFITTIYKNTDFRMIKTAISWFTGMKLKQAKRIDKLYKHNKEEREQIIKKIISKIK from the coding sequence ATGAATGTATATTTAATAATGGCACATCCAACCAAGGAATCTTTTAATAATTCTTTAGCCGAAGCTTATGAAGCAAAATTAAAAACACTAGGAAAAAATGTTAAAAAAATTAATCTAATCGATTTAGAACTAAATCCTATTTTAATCAAAAATAATCAAGATGAAAAACAATTAAACATTATAAAAGAAGAGCAAGAAAAAATCAAATGAGCAGATGAAATTGTTTTCTTTTATCCGCTTTGATGAGGGTCAATCCCTGCTTTATTAAAAGGTTATATAGACAATGTTTTTCAGTCAGGATTTGCTTTTTCTTATCGTAAAGATGGGTCTGGATGAGATAAACTTTTAAAAAACAAAATAGTAAGAGTTTTTTCAACGTGTGATGCACCCTCTTGATTTATAACCACAATATATAAAAACACTGATTTTAGAATGATTAAAACAGCAATATCGTGATTTACAGGTATGAAATTAAAACAAGCTAAAAGAATTGATAAATTATATAAACATAACAAAGAAGAAAGAGAACAAATAATTAAAAAAATAATCTCAAAAATTAAATAA
- a CDS encoding helix-turn-helix domain-containing protein, with product MKLDHICDLKHIHLHGTNFGEEILFYLNKFSMSQKELAQRLGLSTQYVYIIINSKTNVNLSISIIEGLENVFNLELGTLAEVYSIYANKEKVEAENIELLLKNYGEDFIIENPSLPLVGNIKLTKDMSISKKLMIMNRFYGVADLKNYYQYLKENALADESIYANPNSKVWIRFCELSVFDAIKDKQIGVFRKNTFEIIYKKVIKIICNESKTFKQKIFELQNYLLTKGIILITMPFIDKSDIAAITFHKGARRMIFVSDIYNCEAFIFNYILHEITHCFFENKNEEQIDQIYSQTYLNIKNEMNFNYSAIDDGLLAFKKCEQIKHQERKGEICDVIKKVFSKYEKVSF from the coding sequence ATGAAATTAGATCACATTTGCGATTTGAAGCATATTCATTTACACGGAACTAATTTTGGTGAAGAAATCTTATTTTACTTAAATAAATTTTCAATGTCTCAAAAAGAATTAGCTCAAAGATTAGGATTAAGCACTCAGTATGTTTACATCATAATTAACAGTAAAACAAACGTGAATTTAAGTATTTCAATAATTGAAGGATTAGAAAATGTATTTAATCTTGAATTAGGAACGCTTGCTGAGGTATATTCAATCTATGCAAATAAAGAAAAAGTAGAAGCAGAAAATATTGAGTTGCTTCTAAAAAACTATGGCGAGGATTTTATAATTGAAAATCCAAGCTTACCGCTTGTTGGTAATATAAAGCTAACAAAAGATATGTCTATCAGTAAAAAATTAATGATAATGAATAGATTTTATGGTGTTGCTGATCTAAAAAATTATTACCAATATTTAAAAGAAAATGCTTTAGCAGATGAAAGTATTTATGCAAATCCAAATAGTAAGGTTTGAATAAGATTTTGTGAACTATCAGTTTTTGATGCAATTAAAGACAAACAAATTGGAGTTTTTAGAAAAAACACGTTTGAAATTATTTATAAAAAAGTAATCAAAATTATTTGCAATGAATCTAAAACCTTTAAACAAAAAATATTTGAATTACAAAATTATCTTTTAACAAAAGGAATAATATTAATAACGATGCCTTTTATTGATAAAAGTGATATAGCTGCAATTACATTTCATAAAGGTGCAAGAAGAATGATTTTTGTTTCAGATATTTACAATTGTGAAGCATTTATTTTTAATTACATTCTTCATGAAATAACTCACTGTTTTTTTGAAAACAAAAATGAAGAACAGATTGATCAAATTTATTCTCAAACGTACTTAAATATAAAAAATGAAATGAATTTTAATTATTCCGCAATTGATGATGGTTTATTGGCTTTTAAAAAATGTGAACAAATTAAGCATCAAGAAAGAAAAGGTGAAATTTGTGATGTTATCAAAAAAGTATTTTCAAAATATGAAAAAGTTTCTTTTTAA
- the cdd gene encoding cytidine deaminase has protein sequence MTKELLKEKLNYSYSPFSKVRVAAVAIDKNGNEYYGVNCENAAYPSGLCAERSALFGSVVHGAEVGTFKELHIISNLNKVLYPCGACRQVMSQFLLSNAKIILHSTDLKQELTFTMEELLPSGVKEEDIIAKEI, from the coding sequence ATGACAAAAGAACTATTAAAAGAAAAACTAAATTACTCATATAGCCCATTTTCAAAAGTTAGAGTCGCTGCAGTAGCAATCGATAAAAATGGAAATGAATATTATGGTGTGAACTGTGAAAATGCTGCATATCCTAGTGGATTATGTGCGGAACGTTCAGCATTATTTGGCTCAGTCGTTCATGGTGCAGAGGTTGGTACATTTAAGGAATTACACATAATTAGTAATTTAAACAAAGTATTGTATCCTTGTGGAGCTTGCAGACAAGTTATGTCACAATTTTTATTATCAAATGCAAAAATCATTTTACATTCAACTGATTTAAAACAAGAATTAACTTTTACTATGGAAGAATTATTACCTTCTGGAGTAAAAGAAGAAGATATTATTGCTAAAGAAATCTAA
- the rpsP gene encoding 30S ribosomal protein S16, with amino-acid sequence MVKLRLKRTGKKFHATYKVVASDARAPRDGKFIDELGHYDPHTKQLFLNEELTTTYLNNGAKPTETVRTLLKRNDFYKKYIENKNK; translated from the coding sequence ATGGTTAAATTAAGATTAAAAAGAACCGGTAAAAAATTTCACGCTACTTATAAAGTTGTTGCATCTGATGCAAGAGCTCCGCGTGATGGTAAATTTATCGATGAATTAGGGCACTATGACCCACATACAAAACAATTATTTTTAAACGAAGAATTAACAACAACATATTTAAACAACGGTGCTAAACCAACAGAAACAGTTAGAACTCTATTAAAAAGAAATGATTTCTACAAAAAATACATTGAAAATAAAAACAAATAA
- the trmD gene encoding tRNA (guanosine(37)-N1)-methyltransferase TrmD: MKINILTLFPKYFETFKDYSIIAKAIKLGHLELNIIDFRTFSKEKRNKVDDTVYGGGDGMLLQVEPIDLALETVPNSYKILVSPQGKTFDQKKAHELSKYNEITLVCGHYEGFDERVLNFVDEELSIGDFILTGGEIPAMVITEAVSRLVPGVLRKTSHQNESFENEGLLDYPQYTKPAEYKGLKVPAVLLSGNHKLIKEWRDEHAYLKTLKNRKDIIERIKNEK, translated from the coding sequence ATGAAAATAAACATACTCACATTATTTCCAAAGTACTTTGAAACATTTAAAGATTATAGTATTATTGCTAAGGCAATTAAGCTTGGACACCTAGAATTAAATATTATTGATTTTAGAACTTTTTCTAAAGAAAAAAGAAACAAAGTTGATGATACAGTTTATGGTGGCGGTGATGGTATGCTTTTACAAGTAGAACCAATTGATTTAGCTTTAGAAACTGTTCCTAATAGTTATAAAATTCTAGTCAGCCCTCAAGGAAAAACTTTTGACCAAAAGAAAGCTCATGAGTTATCAAAATATAATGAAATAACTTTAGTTTGTGGTCATTATGAAGGTTTTGATGAACGCGTTTTAAATTTTGTTGATGAAGAATTATCTATTGGTGATTTTATTCTAACTGGAGGAGAAATTCCAGCTATGGTAATCACTGAAGCAGTTTCAAGATTAGTTCCAGGAGTATTGAGAAAAACCAGTCATCAAAATGAAAGTTTTGAAAATGAAGGATTGTTAGATTATCCTCAATATACAAAACCTGCAGAATATAAAGGTTTAAAAGTTCCAGCAGTATTATTATCAGGAAATCACAAATTAATAAAAGAATGACGTGATGAGCATGCTTATTTAAAAACTTTGAAAAATCGTAAAGATATAATAGAAAGGATTAAAAATGAGAAGTAA
- the rplS gene encoding 50S ribosomal protein L19 — protein sequence MRSNLLELVEKDQIRTDLPQIREGYVVRVHVRIKEGDKERIQVFEGLVIASYGEGINKSITVRKDSYGVGVERVFKINSPLISNIEVTRKNKVRRAKLYYMRGLKGKSTRLKEIKRK from the coding sequence ATGAGAAGTAATTTATTAGAACTTGTAGAAAAAGATCAAATTAGAACCGACTTACCACAAATTAGAGAAGGTTATGTTGTTAGAGTTCACGTTAGAATTAAAGAAGGTGATAAAGAAAGAATTCAAGTATTTGAAGGTTTAGTTATTGCTTCTTATGGTGAAGGTATTAATAAATCTATTACCGTTAGAAAAGATTCATATGGTGTTGGTGTTGAACGTGTATTTAAGATTAACTCACCTTTAATTTCAAATATTGAAGTTACAAGAAAAAATAAAGTTAGAAGAGCTAAACTTTACTACATGAGAGGTCTTAAAGGAAAAAGCACAAGATTGAAAGAAATCAAAAGAAAATAA